Below is a window of Brassica napus cultivar Da-Ae chromosome A5, Da-Ae, whole genome shotgun sequence DNA.
AACTGATTATTTAAAGGAACTgcgattaccaaaaaaaaaactagaaactaatttttgtgttattttattactagtatgatattttttttttgagaaagactACTAGTATGATATTTACAACAAAATAGTATGTTTATCTATGATAAAAAAATGCAACTATGGATTTAAATTATTAGGTGTTCTCTAATGCACTAATCCATAAATTAAATTCTCTTAAATTTTGCTTGTCTTGTAAAATATGAGTGATTAGACGAGTGTTAAACAaatgttggtccttggatttTGTAGGGTGCCTTGTAGAAAGAGAGGAGGGATAAGGTTCACAATAAACGGTCATCGTTACTTCAACTTGGTTCTGATCACTAACGTGGCGGGAGCAGGAGACATAGTGAGGACGAGCGTGAAAGGTACACGGACTGGTTGGATGAGTTTGAGCAGAAACTGGGGTCAGAACTGGCAATCTAACGCTGTTTTGGTTGGTCAGTCACTTTCTTTCCGTGTCACAGGCAGTGACCGTAGAACCTCTACTTCATGGAACATTGTTCCTTCTAACTGGCAGTTTGGTCAAACATTTGTCGGGAAGAATTTCAGGGTCTAAAAGCGAGTTTCGAGACAAAACTCTCCGCCAATTTcgctttttttttgggttcaaaTATATGGAAAGGAGAGAAAGGTATGGGGAAGAACAGTATCTTTgacttttgtgtgtgtttgtttcctttttagtttttattttattttggggtTTGGTGTTTTAGTTGTGAAGGGGGAGAGAGAGTGAGAAAGAGGAGTTGAAGTGGCTGTGAGAAAATTTTGTAACAGCCCGCAACTACTTTAAGTATTTTACAATGGTTGGGTTTTTGTAAGCTACAACTTGTAACGTTTAATTTCATGTAATCTAAATCATGGTTGTGTTAGACTGTTAGTACTAATCCTCTGGTTTGTTTTTAACTAGCCAATTACAAAAGAGTTACTCTAGGAGTAAGTGTGAAGTTAATGCACGTTAGTAATAGATCCACGGGGATCCCACTTAGGATTTGGTAAAGAGAAACAAGAATAATTCAATGGCTATAGGTGTAAATGCCTTTAATGAGTGGGAACTGTTTTTTGACCGATGaattaaaaaagtaaataataaaagtaGTTCCCGACAGCATTTGATGCAAACGTAACATAAGTCTACACTTGCTATTCATTTTTCGGGACTTTTTCTTTTGGTGATATGAACGGAGCATGTCTTCTCCACTTACAAATTTAGATAAAGTTAATTATTCActttttttatacatattttaattgttttgtacTATTACTCAATTTACCATGAAAGTATTTGTGTAAACACTATTCTATTCTACATTACAATGGCAATAGATGACGAAAATCGTGGCCATATGTTTAACTCTCTACCATTTTTGCTATATACACTTTTGATATTTCTCTTGAAACGTCCCATAACCATGGTCCCTGACCGTGATAACTTGCTGTAGATCCATTCCTTCAGAGATTCATTGTCATCTGTGACATCTTTCATGTGCCATTGCAGAAGCTGTAGAACcacaatctttttcttgctcaaAACACCACGTAAGCTTCTAATTacactactactactactactacaaaTAAGAACCTCCGTCACAGTAGAGACTACTTTCAGGTGTTTATTTGATTTTCAGTTAGATTCTTACTGACATAATAGTGAATAATCACAATAGCCATTACTGAACAATACAACTGCCTCATAATGCTCTCTCTATAGTCTATACAGAGAAAAGAACTTGATGGAAAATAACCAAAGCTGCTTTGTATAGTTTACAACTCTATATCGACCATTGagtatattcaaataaaaatgcaTCCTAAGGAAGATGTATGATAAGTCAGGTAAGCCTTTTGAAGtgcattttcaaattttatggATTTAAATCTTTTAATATCATTCACTGAATAACAATTCTTTAAATTTGCTCACTCGTCGCTGGAGTATACACATCATAGACATAAGCCTAATCTATAAAGCCAAGTCCTCACTTCTCTAACGTACTTTTTCAGTCCCTTCATCCTCAGAGCACTGACCAACCCAAAAGGCAAAGTTTCACTTGAACCAAGTCTCCTCTTCAAAGCCATTCAATTGGCAAAACAGGAGATGTGTCCAATCCAGGACATCAACAAGAAACAGCTTCTTCTGCCTCTGGCTTAGACTCTTGACCATCCGTCTCAGCTAGTAAAGGGCTTTTCTGGAACTTATTCCTCAGCTGACCACAAGCAGCATTCGCTTCAAGCCCTCTTGTTTGCCTCACGCTTGCTGTTATCTTACGCGACTCCAATGCAGCCGCAAAGGCCAACACCTGCATGATCCATTAACTTAGAGACTTACTGCAGCCAAAGTACAGACCAAACCAAAGACATAAGGCTCAGGCCTACTTGTTATCAACATACCGCTTTCTTGTAAGGTCGCTTGTACTCTGATCCTTCAATAGGGTTGTAAGGTATCAAGTTTACGTGATACGTTTTGCCCCATTCACGTAGTAGCTCTGCGAGTTCTAAAGCGTTCTCAACTGAATCATTGACTCCAGCTGCATCATCATTTACCAGCTTGTGTTAAAGTTAAAATGATATAAACGAaggagaaaaaaacattaaagttAGCTTATCTCAAGTCTCAGTCACACACCTAGAAGAGCATATTCGAAGGAGACTCGTCTATTTGTTTCTTGAAAGTAATCACGACAATCACTCATAATTGCTTCCAGGGGATAAGCCTTGGCACTTGGTACAATCTTCTCCCGGAGACTCTGGTTTGGAGCATGTAAGCTGATTGGACAGAAGAAAAGTGAGTGAACAATATAAAAGATCTGGCAgttaaagaaagaagaaacaccTGACAGCTAAGGTAGACTGAAGCTTATGAGCGGCAAGCTTCTTGATTGTGTTCGGTACACCAACTGTTGATATTGTAATCATTCGTTGCCCGATTTCAATGTCCTGAGTAAAGGAAAAGCATACCAAGAGACAAGAGTGACACTTCATATCATTAGCAAGAAACATGTAGAAAGGGAAGATGGCAAATGCTACCTTGTTTAAACAACGATGAGCATCTAGCACTGACTTTAGGTTCAACATGGGCTCACCCATTCCCATGAAAACCACATTTGTCACTCTGTGCTTGAACACATCCTCGATAGCCAACACCTAGAACATTTTTAAATCACACTTGAAAACTCAAAGCCACGTTTACAAAATTACACGGGATCAAATCATCAAACAACTAATCTTCTTCCAAGTATTGCATAGAGTATTCTACCTAAGATCTTATGTAAAAGTATTTTATCTTGGAACCACACTCCAATTCATAACTCTGTACCAAGCTCTCTTTTACATTATTACTCCAAAAGAATCTTGCtttcaatatattttatctCACCTTAATCCATATAAGCTGCAAAAAACAAGAGATGctaatagaaaaagaaaaaacctgCTCAATGATCTCATGTCTCTGAAGGTTTCTGGAAAACCCTCCTTTCCCCGTAGCACAAAACGAGCAGCGCAGTGGACATCCAACCTAAAGCAGAGagcttcaaaacatcaattatgcaaaaaaaaaaaaaaactaaaatttctaacaacaacaaaagtcaAGTTCACCTGGGAAGAGACACAAGCAGTGAGGCGCGTTATGCCCTTCTCTTCCTGGACCGGTATACCAACTGTTTCAATCAACAGGTTATCTTCAAGCTTCAACAGCAGCTGTAAAGACAAAGCAATGAAAACCATAAacaccaatcaaacaagaacattgTAAAGTTTAACTTAGTTATATGTTGAAAGTACCTTAATGGTACCATCAGTGGCAGTAACAGTTTGGTAAATGGGTGATCTTCCCACCTTGTACCCACTTTCCACAAGCTCTTTTCTAAACGTTTGCGGCACTATCAAAATTCAAAGATTGGTTAAAATCATCTGCTTACACAAGAAACCCAAAATCATTTGCTTACAGTTGCTAAAGTCTTCAACTTGTTTAGCCTTCCTCTTGTAGATAAGATGATGAAGCTGCTTCCCTCTGTATCCTTCCTGCAACATTACACCGTAAAGTCAGAAACTTTTCTCAAActttcttgtttctaaatcatAAAGTTGGACGCTTTACTTGACCGAGTTTGATAGCGAGCTGTTGAAGCTCCGGCTCCGACATCCCGAGGAGGACCTGAGAGTCCACGTGCGGAGCACGCGCCGGTTTGGAAGAGGCCGGTTTCAGAGATGGTACGGCGGTCGTGGCGGTGGAGATTGCGGCGGCGGTTGTGGTGATGGAGTAGCGGCGCACGACCATGCGGGAGATGGGAACGGTGAAGACGAGGTTGTGAAGCATAGCAATGGTATTGGTTGTTGTCGTCATCATAGCTTTGAGGATCAGACAGAACACGGAGTAAACCCTTTCTTCTGCGGCTAAAACCTCTCTGCGACAAGAAGTGAAGCTTGTTTTGTTCACTAAGCGGATAAGCCGAAAAGACGGCACGCGGTTCGGATGCAGAAGCAATAACCGACACGCGTTGTAGGATATGTTGACTTCTCCGAACTAAACAGTGTAATCAACCAATCCAAAACCgattaaattaaaattgattcaaaCACCAAACCGAGAAATtggtaaaaatcaaattttaaattttgtttattagaaaatATTGTATGATTTTTCCGTATATATAGCATAATAGatttttatagatttaattTTATGGTTAATGGACGTATATAAACAAGACCATTATGCAGCAAGATTAATATGaataagctctctctctctttgtttcgATTTAATTGTCAccgcaagaaaaaaaattgtttcaaaataaatgttgttttaaagttttaatgcaaaatttattaataagattttttcactttatttttttattggttaaaatatggttatatatatatgtaattgtgtttattttggaaatatataaaattatatgttttcttattcTGTGTGAATAAACATAGAAAGACAATTCGAAAGGAATACTTATGCTTGCGTCTTTGATTTCTCAGTGTTGCATCACTGATTAACTTCTTGTCTCACTGATTAACTTCTAGTATTCTCACTTGTATCATTTGAAAACAATCGATTCCAAAACTGGAGAGAAAGGAAAATCTCTACACCAAATGTATTGaggaaccaaaaaaataatacaaagaGTGGTTTCAACAcatgaagaagaaaataactTCGTTCATATATACTTTCACTAGATACCACAACACACGAGGAAAGCCTAAAGGCTAAACACATGTTCTCTAAGTTTGTGTATGGTGGTACTTCTCCATTATTAGTATAGTCTCCGACCTGCATGGTTTGTCCATAACCATACTCTATCTGCTTATAAACGGATTTTCGCAGTACTAATCATTCATTAGAAAAAGGGATGTCCATTACCATTGACCAGCTCCAAGTCTCAAAAGGCATGTCAAATAAAGCTTAGGCGCCCAAAAGGTTTTTATTTGGACCGTTTCTCTGGTAACTTAGCTCCGGTTTTAAAACGTTGTGTCTTGTTAACCGGATCGGTCTGAGTTAGTTTTCCCAAGTTATCCTGAAGTTGCTGCAACGCACGGACCACTTGGTCCATGGTCGGACGCGCCTTGGGTTCCAACGAGAGACACTGAACCGCAATGCTAGCCAATCTCACCGCCTCTTCGGGTAGGTACTGTGTCTCTAGCCGAGCGTCCACGATTTGGAGAACCTTGCGTTTGCTTGCGAAGTGCGGTCGAGCCCATTCCACAAGGCTTTCTTCGTTAGCCGGCCTGTTATCGTCCAACGCTTGTTTACCCGTCAAAATCTCTAAAAGCACAACTCCAAAACTGTACACATCGCTTCTTGCATTTAAATGACCTGAAAACAAGAATTCAAACTCTTATAAAACTTAAATCATATGTAATTAATCAGGAGGACTGGTAGATGTTTTTACCTGATGACATATACTCAGGAGCAGCGTACCCATATGTACCCATAATCCTTGTACTAACATAGCTTAGATCACCCGTTGGACCGTCCCTAGCTAGCCCAAAGTCAGAGAGTTTCCCATTATAGTCCTGTTATTGGATACAAAAGTTATTAGTGAAAAAGTGTTACCATCTAATTCAATGAACGTGTGTTTATCTGCGTTACCGCGTCAAGCAAAATGTTGGAGGCTTTAATGTCGCGGTATATGACTTTGACAGGGTCACTGTGTAGAAAAGCAATCCCTTTTGCTGCATCAAGCGCAACCTTGATCCTTAGGAACCATGGGAGGGGTTTAAAATATGTACTTCCTGCTTCAAAAACCACTTCCATCAGACACAAAAACATAACAAGAAAACTATCTCTGTAACGTTTCATCGATCAAGAAACAAAGATTTGAAATATCAAGAATGGGACTCACTTCTGAATAAATGATTCTCAAGGCTTCCTTTTGGCATAAACTCGTATACCAAAAGATGGTGTTCATCCTCCAAGCAGTAACCAATAAGTTTGACTAGATTCGGGTGACTCAACTGTCCCAAATAATTAATCTCTGTCTGCATCAGGACAGAACACAACAACATCAGACACAATCACACACAACATAACTCAAGTTTTGAGGAAATGAATACAGTACCAGCCATTCACGGTGACCTTGAAGACCTTCTCGGTTAAGCTTTTTAACCGCGATGACTAAACCGGTTCCTGGTTTAGTCGGAGTGAGACTGGTTTCATCCAACCACCCTTTAAAGACACAACCGAACCCACCTTCGCCGATCACACTGTCCGGTCTGAAATTTCTAGTTGCAAGTTTGAGCTCGTTGAAGGTGAAGTTCTTGACCGGCGTTGACTCAAGTATCTCCCCTTCCGTCTTCTGAGCCGCAGCCACCGTCGACTTCCGGCTCGACATGCTTAGACCGTAAAGAACGCTGCTCTTACCTGCACGGAAACAAACACACGTGTTAACCAATCTTAGCAACCCTATAGAAACAAAGATGTAAAGAAGAGATGGTACCATCGTTGAAAGGGTTTTCAGCCTTGACTCGAGAACTGAAGCAAGAACCCATCAGACTCCAGAACAGATCAGGGTCTCGTTCTTCTCCCAGTTTTGATT
It encodes the following:
- the LOC106451011 gene encoding probable dual-specificity RNA methyltransferase RlmN, which gives rise to MMTTTTNTIAMLHNLVFTVPISRMVVRRYSITTTAAAISTATTAVPSLKPASSKPARAPHVDSQVLLGMSEPELQQLAIKLGQEGYRGKQLHHLIYKRKAKQVEDFSNLPQTFRKELVESGYKVGRSPIYQTVTATDGTIKLLLKLEDNLLIETVGIPVQEEKGITRLTACVSSQVGCPLRCSFCATGKGGFSRNLQRHEIIEQVLAIEDVFKHRVTNVVFMGMGEPMLNLKSVLDAHRCLNKDIEIGQRMITISTVGVPNTIKKLAAHKLQSTLAVSLHAPNQSLREKIVPSAKAYPLEAIMSDCRDYFQETNRRVSFEYALLAGVNDSVENALELAELLREWGKTYHVNLIPYNPIEGSEYKRPYKKAVLAFAAALESRKITASVRQTRGLEANAACGQLRNKFQKSPLLAETDGQESKPEAEEAVSC
- the LOC106451009 gene encoding serine/threonine-protein kinase BIK1-like; the protein is MGSCFSSRVKAENPFNDGKSSVLYGLSMSSRKSTVAAAQKTEGEILESTPVKNFTFNELKLATRNFRPDSVIGEGGFGCVFKGWLDETSLTPTKPGTGLVIAVKKLNREGLQGHREWLTEINYLGQLSHPNLVKLIGYCLEDEHHLLVYEFMPKGSLENHLFRRSTYFKPLPWFLRIKVALDAAKGIAFLHSDPVKVIYRDIKASNILLDADYNGKLSDFGLARDGPTGDLSYVSTRIMGTYGYAAPEYMSSGHLNARSDVYSFGVVLLEILTGKQALDDNRPANEESLVEWARPHFASKRKVLQIVDARLETQYLPEEAVRLASIAVQCLSLEPKARPTMDQVVRALQQLQDNLGKLTQTDPVNKTQRFKTGAKLPEKRSK